In Chrysemys picta bellii isolate R12L10 chromosome 22, ASM1138683v2, whole genome shotgun sequence, the genomic stretch CAGTCCCTTggtcccacctgccacccccaggcGCTTCCCCCTCAGGGGCCCCAGCAGcgcagcggagctgagcggcgtCTGCCTGCTCTCTCCAGTGGATGCTGGCCCCTCCCTGCGGTCCAGGGACGGGCTGGGTTGTGCCTCCGCTTgttgcccccgccccgagcgcccCTGAGGCCAATGGGacgctgcaggcagggccggctccaggcactagctaaagaagcaggtgcttggggcggccaatactaaggggcggcactccggccactattggggcggcacgtccgggtcttcagcggcaatttggtggcgggtccctcagtccctctcggagtgaaggaccagccgctgaattgccgccgaagagggAGCGGCGCGATCACactgccgcggctttttttttttttttccgcttgggtcggcagaaaacctggagccggccctggctgcgggggcggtgcctgggggTAGAAACGTGCGGAtgcccccccggcctgccccgccTTGGAGCCCCACGTAAGCGCCGCACCCCcgacctcctcccagagcctgcacccccatccccagcccaattatcccctcctgcccccaaactccctcccagagcctgcacccccttcctacacaatctctcccaccctcaaactctctcccagagcttgcacctggttaccacaccccctcctgtccccaaacaccctctcagagcctgcaccccatccccacatCCCCCCAGCCCCAAAACTCCCTCTCTGAGcctgcgccccctccccacacacaccccagcccccaaactccatcccagagtctgcaccccaatcccctatccctgacctcctcccccactcaaaCTCCATCCCACAGCCTTAGACAGGTGGGGGCAGAGTTTTTTTGGGTGCAGAGTTTATGGGTGGTGGGTTctgggcagcatgagtgacattggcacgctgggaggatttgaggactggcactggccctaaggtaaattgagtttgagacccctggcttaAGCCGACCTCCAACTATTAGAGACCAGGAGGAGACTTTaatgggggcagattatcccctggctgctgctgcaggactctaacaccttcctctgtagcaccCGTCGCAgacgggataccggggtagatgggccttGGGGTTGACCCAGGCTGGCAATGCCTGTGTGTTCCTCTGTAACTGGAACCTGAGGAGGATTTCTGCCAAGTCCCAGTGTTCCCACCCCTTGGGCAACTCAGCTTCACACGTGGACTCCTAAATCTCcccaaatcttggccccactgggGCTTGGCCCATAGAGGCCACAGTGGCTGTTCTGGGGTCGGAAGGTCCCCTTCCCTCTGTTATGTTCacggcacacacacacagttagaaACAAAGCGTCACATCCTCtcgctggcaggctgcagctcaaCACAGGGttattcttagaatccagaaccccAGCACACGAGGAtcccaaacagagagagacaaagcaggctgctcctgaATGCAGATGGGCACAACTAACCCCACTTTGCTCTAGGCTGGGCTCTTTGGCAGACACACGGCTGAAAACCCCAGATCACATGCTTCTCACCCGAGCCCCCTAGCCCGCaagaaagtgcaagaaaccttGCAAAAGTAAAGTGAGAGCTTTTGATGCTaatacagttttcaatacaccatatTCTCGAGTGGCCGTTCCGCTGCTGGAGCAGCCAAGTGTGGACTGAGCatagctgagaatcaggcctgagATTGTTAAGCTCCCAGGGGCCTGGTCACCTGGGTCCCATCACCCAGCTCAGCACAGGTGGGTGATACAGGAACGTCTCCCTGCCAGGACTGTACATAACATCCCCTCTTGTTTTGCAGATATTGACGAGTGTCAGGGCCCGAGCCCGGCAGACTGCGGACCCCATGCAATATGCAACAACGTGGCTGGGAGTTACTACTGCACCTGCATCGATGGCtacgagcccagctctgggaaaaCCAAATTCATGCACGCGAGTGGGGacacctgccagggtgagctctcccctggcccccactTGCTGAGACCCCCACCCCACGTGCCCATTCCCAGCGAGGGGCCGCACCTGGGCTGCTGCCGGCTTTGGCAGTGGCCTGAGGCCATCAGTGAGGCTGTGATGAGACATGACCCTCccccaggccctctcagaggtccagagaggcgcaggccacttccagcttttgaggctcCTACGCAtaataaacatacaaaatgacgacacatgaaaacaaaataaggcaccaaaaaaattgttttatttaacaaatgcttttctagcctttttcctGTGCAAATGTAATAATTACTGAGGAAAAGTCTAGCtttcgtgcaatgtcacagttgacattaagcatggcgagcccattcaaaCGCTCCTGGCCCATAGTTGCACGGTGATAGtcctttacctgcttcaacacgtTGAAGGTGGATTCCCCTGAAGCCACTGATgaaggcaaactgacaaaaatatgccatgtttatgtacatttttaactctttaatatgacaaaagctgtatcagttaacaaaaaaatgaTGTCTTTCCAAATCACATCTctaatttgcttaaatttgcatcTCTAAGCTGAGCGCGTgggtcacattttggtccgatgGGGACGCGCagaaaaacaagttgcaaaacttatcaaatgccaaaaaattaacaagtgtttaCATTTGAGGCTCCCTTTGAGCTTgtggcccaggccaaatggcctcctggccccccctctgattggccctgcCCTCGCCTGGTCCCGCAGAGCATGGGGCCGAGCTCACCCCTGTGCCTGGCGCGTGGATGGGGAATAAACAGACCCACGGAGCAAACTCCTTGTGCTGCAGTgatgtgctggggagaggggaggggacagtgCTGGCCCCAACATGCAGTATCTGGGCTGCTAGTgtccctctgagctgggcaggggCCTCGTGTCTGGGCCATGGAAATAGCACAGTGCGCTCtgccccctatgggccctggggagGAGAGAATAGCCACAGCACAGTGTGTCCCAGCCACACCCCGATCCTCCCCCATGGGCCCTGGGGGACAGGGAATAACTGCAGTGCCGGGAAACCCAGCGTCAGCCCCTACATCAGGGgctaggagcagggtgggggcagggcccctaCAGCAGCCCCACTCCAGCTGGGGTGGCCCCTTTTGCAGGGTGGGGGATTCTCGAGTGGCCGTTCCGCTGCCAGAGCAGCCTAGTGCCTCCTGAGCTTAGCTGAGACTCAGGCCTGTGATTGTTAAGCTGCCAGGGGCCTGGTCACCTGGGTCCCGTCACCCAGCTCAgtgcggggggatgaggaggGTGATACAGGAACGTCTCCCTGCCAGAACTGTACAGAGCATCTCCTCTTGTTTTGCAGATATTGACGAGTGTCAAGGCCCGAGACCGGCAGACTGTGGACCCTACGCAAACTGCTCCAATGTGTCTGGGAGTTACTACTGCACCTGCATCGATGGCtacgagcccagctctgggaaagccaaCTTCACACACGCGAATGAGaacacctgccagggtgagctctcccctggcccccaccacaccctgctCAGTCTCCCCCGTCCCGCATACACACACCCCAGGGCTCATTCCAGGCCTGGTGCTGCACCAGAGGCTGCCGCTGGCTGCAGCAAAGGCACCAGATCCACTCACCGGGGCTGTGATGCGCTGTGACCCTCAACTGCTGCCCCAGCATGTGGGGGCCAAGATCTCCCCTGCCTCGGTGATTGGATTGGGAATAAACCCCTAGGTTTGCAGGGAGGCGCCGGGGAGACGGGTGGGGCCCTCGCTGTCCCCAGCACACAGAATCCAGGATGCTAGTGCCCCTGAGCCTGGGAAGGGGCCTCGTGGATGGTCCACATACAGCACAGTGCGCTCtgccccctatgggccctggggagcagggaataGCCCCAGCGCAGGGCACCCCGGCCACGCCCccaatctgccccctccctcagggctgggagcagagcctttTCCAGCCCCACACTGACAGGGAGCCCCCTGGATGGGAGGGTGTTTCCCAAGGGGGCCATTATGCCCCCTTAGGCATCCAGGGCGGCCTGACCGGAGAAGGGGCCGGGGCGCTCCAGGCCCTTGTTTGCGACGTTCAGCCGGTAGTTGGAGCTTGTATCAAGTCCTAGCCGGCCGTTCCCATGGAAACCGCCCTTTACACCCCCGTTTGGGGGGCGCAGAGCACCGGGCCCATCGAACTGGGAGAACTCAGGAGCCCATTCGTTCAAACGCTTCCCCTGGCAGAGACCTCGCCCAGCCGTTCCTGCGCCCAGCCCCCGGCCGCGTGGGATAACCCCAGCCAGTGTCCTGGGGCGGGTCTAGGCACAAGAAGAAATCAGCGCCACAGTTATCTCAGCCAGCGTCCCGGGGATTGTCCGGGGATAGCTGGTATCGGGAGCCGTGCGGAGAATCCCTAGGGCTTGTCCCCCGGGGAATTGATGGCGATCGCTGTTCTCTTTGGAAGCGCACTGATTATTCCAGACCAGTGTCCGGATGGGGAGCGATTCCACAGGAGCTGTTCccgtcaatttccccatgtacagtaactcctcacttaaagtcgtcccggttaaaattgtttcgttgttacattgctgattgattagagaacatgctcatttaaatgtgcgcaatgctcccttagaaCATTggttggcagccacctgctttgtccagaAGAAGCAGCCtgtgggagctggctggtgggggcttggaaccaggatggatcagcagcccccctatcagctcccgactcccctaagttccctgtgtggcagccgcccagcaggctatgtgtgatgtccccctcccccgctttccTCTCTCAGACATGGACGAGTGCCGCAAGACCCCGAATATCTGCGCCCCGAAGGCTGCGTGTATCAACAGCAATGGGAGCTACCGGTGTGAGTGCCGGGCCGGCTACATCCCCTCCAACAGGAACACGACCCTGTGCCAAGGTGGGTCCTGCCGCTGGGGGCATGGAGGGGACACCTGGGGGGCTGAGCAGGGTCTGGGGTTACACAGGCAGAGGTCTCGCCTGAGGGGGCAGTGAGCTGGGAACTGGTCTGGGATGATGCACCAGTCCATCTGCCCCCAGCGGCCGTGGTCCCTCTGGGTCTCAGCCcggagggtggggggctcagagctccaggccctcacctccccccagcccagcctgtctGTCCACTGGGGTGTCTCTGGTTGTCTCAGAGCCACAGCCACCAGTGTACCGATGTCTGGCTCTGGGAGCCGAGCAGGGGCCAGACTGAGGAGGGGGTGAGCAGGGCAGCCAGGGACCGGGCGTCTCTCCCCCACAGTGCCTGCGTTCCTGCTGCATGGCTGGATTCTCTGCCCTGGGAAGATGGCAGCAGGTGCCACAGTCTGTGTCTAGTGGCCACTAGAGGCCACTGTGGGgccagcccggggctccctgctggattctccccgccgcccccccccccaacacacaccaaaACCACACACAGCTGCGGGGAGAGGGTTGAGGGGAGATACGGCTGGGATGATTCCAcagcccccatcccaccccagtgCAGCTCAGTCCCCCTAGGATGGAGAGGGGGGACGGTTCCTTTCACAGAGACCGGCTTGTGGGCAGAAGATGGGGACAAGGGGCTGTGCACatgtgggggctgtgtgtgtgtggggggggggttcactgctccccctgctgggagaggatcTATTACACCCATATCACTGACAtgggctgggtgtgtccctgctgccacctgctggagggagggagtccTGCTGTCCGTGCCTGTCTCTGGTGCATGCACCTATGCAGCCAGATCCCGCATTTCCCCCCCCATCTctcactcctcctccctttccatcCCCAGAGCTCACCTGCCCCCGGCTGCTGGATGATGACAACTCTGCCGAAGCCAAGGTGAGTGGGGCACAGACCCCGGGGGGGGGATAGACCCCGATTCCCCTTTAGTGCCACGTTGCTTTTCACTGATCTCGCCCCACGAGGATTCTGGGGCCAAACTCGCCCCTGGGCAAAGAGCCAGTGGCCAGTCCCTGGAGCCCCTGCAGTCCAGCCACGGCCTAGGCCTTTGCCCCGGGGTGATTCTCACCCTCCAACATCGGCAGCATCAGGCTGCTGCAACTCGCTTCAGCTTGCAACCGCCGTCCCCCCGCATCCCTTGCAAATGCCGGGCACCCCCTAGGGGCCAGACGGGGCATTGCCCGCGCTTCCTCTGGCGCCCGGCTTCTGAGCCGAGGGAACCGCTCTGGACGGGGGGAGGTGGGCTGCGAGTCTGTGATCTCTTTTCCTGAGCCAGGCCTGGGCCTTGTTTTGCAGAACTTTCCGGGCAGCTTCCAGGCACAGGTGGGACGTCTCTGCAAGGCGGCActggaggagctgaagcagaTGAATTCTCAGAACGCCAAAGAGAAGCTGCAGGTGCCAAGCCAAAATTTGGGGCCTTGCTGGGTTTGTTCCCGTTAGGGGGAGGAATCGCTGCTACTACTCAGATCCAGTCTCAGGGCAATCTatagggatgcagtgcctggagcaagaGATAAATAAACAGCAGCACTGCCCAGAAATTCCCACGCCTGCCTCTCCAGtgggctctgtgcccaagaagctgCTCTCCTAGGTTCCTAGGCTagacgggaccattgtgatcatctagtctgacctcccaagCAGCGATGTCAATTGCAGGAGAACTTGTCTTTAATTTCAGGGGGATTGTGGGAAGGCAGTGGAGGACTAGCAATCTAGGAATGGGGTGAGCGGCTGGGGCTCAGGCACTGTGACACCAACACCCCCCACGTTTGTTTGGCCAGGGCTTCTTGGACATTCTGGAGAAGCAGATAAATCTGGTCGGGCAGCAGAGCGAGAGCGTGGAGCAGAGACACCGGATCGTGACGGAGCTGATGGCCACAGTGGAGAAGCTGCTGAGAACACTGGCCCTGACCCTGCCTGACAGCACGATCAGCATCGCATCCCGCAACGGCACAGGTCAGCACCTGCCCACGTGGTCCCAGTATTTCCAGTTGGGCTTTTATCACCCACAGCCTATGCTCCCGTCCCACTCCCCAGAGTGACCCCTGCTGGGAGAcaggagcttcccccccccccacagacggTGCTTCCGCcttgctccccacagcgccccctgctggaagatgggagctcccccacacagcaagtgctcctgccctgctcctcacagcgccccctgctgggagatggGAGCTCCCCgccacagccagtgctcctgccctgctccccacagtgccccctgctgggtgagGCTGGGACTGGAATAGCTGGGAACTTTCCCCACAGCCAGGAAAGCACCTTGCCTGGCTACAGGCTTCCTCTCCATATTCTCTGTTGTGAGCCCTGGCTGGCATTGTGgttgcagagctggggctgacGGTCAGGCAGGCTGGGAACCAGAGCCAGGAGACGGTGACGCTGCAGCAGAGCAAGACGCAGATGGAATTAAAGTGGACCAGAGCCCCAGGGCAGGAAAATGAAGGTATGTGATCATCCCCTGTGCTGGGGTGTGTATAGCGATGGGCAAGGGCAGGGCattgggagcagcagcagagcacCCCCTAGCGCAAGGCTGGGGTGTGTATAGCAATGAGCACGGCCAGGGCactgggggcagcaccccagcagcacagcacccctgggaccagtctgccccagggcccctcctgcccccatttcaTCCGTCTCCTCTGTCTCTCGCAGGCTTCACGCTGGCCGGGCTGCTGACATACCAGGGGATGAGCCCCATCCTGGATGGTGCTGGGCGGGTGGAGGCGCCCGAGGGGAATGAGATTGGCCAGATGGGGAAGTGGGTGCAGGAGCCGGGGCGGCCCAGCTACCGTGTGCTGTCTCCGGTGGTGTCGGCCTTCATCAGTGACCCGAACCCCCAGGCACTCGGCCTCTCCGTCAGCATCCGCTTCAGCCACCCGGTGCCGgtgagcccctgggctgggaatggggggaggagagcctggggcgctgggaggcagagctgggcccaTCTCTAGTAACAGCCCCCACTCTGGGCAGCAGGCGAATCCGCCTCCCTCACAGGGACAAACTGAtgctctgtgcccccagcccagcccctcgtACCCCCCAGACCTGCCCTCTCAGGGCCTGGGGAGACCTGCCCCCTGTGCGGCCCCAGctagccccccaccctgctcctgcccccccaggcACCAAGCATCTCTCTGTCCCCAGGAGAACAAGACCGACCTGCGCCTCCTCTGCGCCTACTGGGAGCCTGGCAGCAGGCGCTGGGCCACCCACGGCTGCACCCTGCAGAAGTTGAACGCCACCATCACCCGCTGCCAGTGCAACCACCTGACCAGCTTCGCCGTGCTCATGGCCTTCTACGAGCTGGAGGTAGGCGCAGCCCTCGCTGGGGCCTCTGGTCTGGTCTGGTTCTGCTCTTCCCTCCAATCCTCCCCAACAGAGCGGGAGTCACTTCAGATTCCTCCCGGAGTAAACCCATTCCCTACCGGCAGGCGGGGCCCTGGATCTGATATGGGTCTGGACCCTGAGCTCCGCACTCAGCTGTGGGCAAAGCTCTCCCTGGAGAGACTTGGGGCTTTGTTGGGGAAAAGGCTGAGTCGGAacccagggggctgggctggggtcacTGGTGATTGTCCCTTTGCTGTGTTACAGGAGAGTTACCCACTGACCATCATCACCTATGTGGGACtgtccctctccctgctgtgcctcttcctcgccatcctcaccttcctcctCTGCCACTCCATCCGCAACGTCAGCACCTCcctccacctgcagctctgcctctgcctcttcctggccgACCTGCTCTTCCTCACCCCGGTGACACGCACCGGCAGTCGGGTacggcctgattctcccctgctctgttcctccagcagggctggggtgtgtggtttGAACCCCTTTGCGATCCCTGGATTCTGGGCTGTGCAGGACACAGGGGATTCCCGGGGAGATGTTTCAACCCCGTTAGGCCCCTTCACATTGGACACAGTTGTCTGAGTGTCCCCAACCCCTGGAGTTCAGCCAGTTCTATCCGTATGTCACAGTGTCCGTTTGCATCAATTCCTCTCCTACGTGACTTCCCCGTGGTCACCCAGGGactctgtggcagggctgggaacagaacctggatcccctgagccctgctcccctgctctaaccactaatctctgctcccttcctgcaTCAGCAATGTGCACCCGCAGGACCCTCCATAGACCGAGGAACCTGCCGTCTCTGGGTCACGGAGCGCTATAACTGGAGAGCTCTGCTAACAAGAATCCCAGTGTGACCCCCCCTGGCAGGTCTCCCCCATACTCAGCATTTCCCTTCCCCGCTGCAGTGTCCCTGGGCTCTCTGTCTCCCCCAGGTGGCGTGTGCTGTCATTGCTGGGCTCCTACACTACCTCTTCCTGGCCTGCTTCTCCTGGATGTTCCTGGAGGGGCTGCACCTCTTCCTCACCGTCAGGAACCTGCAGGTCGTGAATTACACCAGCGCCAGCCGGTTCAAGAAAGGATTCATGTACCCGTTCGGCTACGGATTCCCAGCCCTGGCGGTGGCTATTTCTGCAGCGGTGAATCCTGACGGCTACAGAACTTCCAAACAGTACGTGCAGCGCCCATCCCGAAGGGGAGCTGGGATGTGGCTTCCATGCGCTTGTCCGGCTCACCCCAGGTCTGACTTGAACCAAGATTTCCCGGCTCACCCTGCCTGGGAGCTGAATGTCCCCCTGGGACCCTTCCCATCCCCAGGGACACTAAGCTGCCCCGAGCGCTGTAGTTGAGTTGCCCACCTGTCAGACAGCTACACTCCTCACCCCACTGATGATGCGGAAGAACAAGCCAGAAAGATCCCAGCTTgattcccagctcccaggctgggttTGTGGGGCTGGTGCATAGGAAACAAATGCACCTTCTTCCCGTGTGCAAATCCCTGAGGATCCCCCCTGTAAAATGAGCGACTCACTAAAACAGGGTGTGGCGTGTTCTAGACACCccaggctagatcctcagctggtgtaaatcagggcagatCCACTTCCTTCAGTGCAGCGAGGCCAATGTCCATCTGCTGCATGTCTGGCCCTCCAGCAATACTGCGCCCATCCACCAGAAAGGGTCAttgaggaggtggaagaggaagtgggggctgaaagcaggagatgctgagggagctggggagggctctTTGCCTGCTGCCCGCAAGAGAGTCGACCATGTCACAGGCAGGCTGAGATCCATCTCGCTTTTGAGAGCCAGCTGCCCCGTgacaccccctctctgccccccgggCTGAAAAAGGGCAGTAATCCCATTAACGTcaccttcttcttcctccctcccgctAGCTGCTGGCTAAGCCTGGACAGAGGCTTTCGTTGGAGCTTCCTGGGTCCAGTCTGTGCCATAATCCTGGTGGGTACCTCCCAGAACCACAGGGCCCCATTCTCCTCTTACCTCTgccaccccattgatttcagtgaagcagggaggagaaCGTGGCCCATAAAACACAAGGAAAGACCCAGTTAGGTCCCACCTGGCTCATCTGCTGTGGTCTGTCCAGGGATTAGTCTCTGTGCTGTATCCCCAGGCCTACAGCCTTTACTAGGGCACAGCTCCCATGGacgtcagtaggagttttgccaagTGAAGACAACAAGAGTGTGATCTAGTCTAGTTAATGACCCAAGGAACGAGGAAGGGAGAGGGCTACACACTGCTGTGGTTTTTGTAGGAGGGGGGAACAAATGTCCCTACATATTCCTCCGTACCCCCTGGGGAAGTTGGGGGCGGTGGGGGTGGAATTTATTACAGTTTGAAAGTGGCAGGAAGTATTCTAGAGGCAGGATCTGGAATCTCTGAGCCagatcctgctctcagttacagaAGTGTAAACCCCAGATGACTACTGACTCCACTGGAGAGGCTCTATGTTTAACTCTGAGCAGCATCTGGCCTCTGTGATCCCATTGATCCAtctcagccctggctgtgctgtcagCTCCACGCATGGGGAGGGACCGAGAGCTGCCAGGGGATATTACAGGAGAGGGGATGATTCCCACCGGAAATGAGCAGTCCCCAGTTCTGCAGTGTTTGGCTCGTTCCCCTGGGATCTTTctctgcctcagctggagtcaCCGGCCCCGGATGGGATGTTTTACAGGAAATATTTCCCACTCATCCCACAGATAAATATAACGTTCTTTGCCCTGACCCTGTGGATCCTGAAAAACAGTCTCTCCTCCCTCAATGCAGATGTGTCCACCCTCAGAGACCACAGGTGAGAAGGCAACAAAACAATCCTGGAGGGTCAGATGTCTTGGTTTGGAAGGTCCTTGGCACCGGGAGGGTGTGAGGGATTGCAGGAGGGGAACAGCATATCTAGGATCCATGGGAACGAATTCCAAGTGTGTTTGCATTGACAGTGACCCTGTCCCACACAGGAAAGCAGGGGCCGGTAGCTCCACCCCACTTTGCCCAGACCCTCCTGACCCAATTGCTCTCCATAGGGTTATTGTAACGGGATCTCTCCATCTGCCTTTACCCAGGTTACTGACCTTTAAAGCCATCGCCCAGCTCTTCATTCTGGGGTGCACATGGAGCCTTGGTCTTCTCCAAGTCGGCCCAGCAGCCACGGTCATGGCGTATTTTTTCACCATCGTCAACAGCCTGCAGGGAGCCTTCATCTTCCTGGTGCACTGTCTCCTCAATCGCCAGGTAATGCCCCCGGCCCATCAGTGCCCACACAGCACCTTCACCAGCCTCGCGGTGGCCATGTCTGATCTTCTCAGCGTTAGTTACATAGTGCAGTGACCGTGTCCCTCATTCTCCAGGTGAGAGAGGAGTACAGGAGATGGATCAAGGGATTCCGAACGTCCAGCACAAAATCTCAGACATCCGATCTATCCATGTCTGCTGTCCCCAACACCAGCACCAAGACGGTAAGAGGTCCTCTGCTCTGTTCCAATACCTGCCTGTGACACAGTCCTCTCTAGCTGGGTCTCATTACTGCTGTAAAGGTGATTTGCCCCCGAATGATGCAGGATTGGTTATGAGTCAGCTGGGAATGTCACTGCAAGTGTTAGTGAGAGTCGGTCACTATCCAGCAGTATCCTAGATGTCTTAGGCATCAGAACAGAATGTCCTGTCCTGGCACCTCCGCGTTCCCTTCCCTTGGCTctcctgggagctccaggggtcaCTCACTGTGGACTAGGCAGGCATTGGCTCTTGCAGTGTAATGATCTGAATAGATCAGATTGTCCCCTGGGATTGAAACCTTGTCAGTGCAGACAGATCATCCCCAATGAGCAGTCAGCGCTGTGAAGAATTTCCCTTGGCTCCATTATGGCTATGGGTCAAGATCCAGGGGCTTTGTGTGTCACCTCCCAGACACAATCCGCCAGTTTGCACATTAGACTCTCAGTGGCCTTGGAACCTATTGTCATGTTTCTGCTTTTCTTGCCAGGTGTAACCCGTCTGCCAGGAGGAgttggcagcaaccagggccgggttcaatactTAGGGGGTTCCAATAGAAATTAGAACTGGCTGGAGCcccctgtgatgttgcactccatattctttatggaaatatgcttatgaatatgagacaactggaatatgctttactcTAAATAGCCCTTGTATGGGGTttttagaaagcttgtaatctatcAAGTGTGTTCATCCTGTTTGTtcgcatgtattatttctatatctggagttaggagaataagatataaacttgtatcatTGATGAAAAACATATTAAAC encodes the following:
- the LOC101934796 gene encoding adhesion G protein-coupled receptor E2, with the translated sequence MGTRGDVYPLGLCIALCLGGTVAQNNGVQGTTEDCNNHMLCPANAKCVNNTHCTCLDGYQSGENHPVFFTDTTEICDDINECLGLSPPDCGRNANCNNVAGSYSCSCIHGYEPSSGKAKFMHTSENTCQGELSPDPHLLRPPPHVPIPSKGPQQGYCRLWQWPEAISEAVLRRDPHLLPQSMGPGSPLCPALGWGINRPSEQMPCAPVISCREGRGLSLAPLRIRPEIVKLPGAWSPGSHHPAQHRWVIQERLPARTVHNIPSCFADIDECQGPSPADCGPHAICNNVAGSYYCTCIDGYEPSSGKTKFMHASGDTCQDIDECQGPRPADCGPYANCSNVSGSYYCTCIDGYEPSSGKANFTHANENTCQDMDECRKTPNICAPKAACINSNGSYRCECRAGYIPSNRNTTLCQELTCPRLLDDDNSAEAKNFPGSFQAQVGRLCKAALEELKQMNSQNAKEKLQGFLDILEKQINLVGQQSESVEQRHRIVTELMATVEKLLRTLALTLPDSTISIASRNGTELGLTVRQAGNQSQETVTLQQSKTQMELKWTRAPGQENEGFTLAGLLTYQGMSPILDGAGRVEAPEGNEIGQMGKWVQEPGRPSYRVLSPVVSAFISDPNPQALGLSVSIRFSHPVPENKTDLRLLCAYWEPGSRRWATHGCTLQKLNATITRCQCNHLTSFAVLMAFYELEESYPLTIITYVGLSLSLLCLFLAILTFLLCHSIRNVSTSLHLQLCLCLFLADLLFLTPVTRTGSRVACAVIAGLLHYLFLACFSWMFLEGLHLFLTVRNLQVVNYTSASRFKKGFMYPFGYGFPALAVAISAAVNPDGYRTSKHCWLSLDRGFRWSFLGPVCAIILINITFFALTLWILKNSLSSLNADVSTLRDHRLLTFKAIAQLFILGCTWSLGLLQVGPAATVMAYFFTIVNSLQGAFIFLVHCLLNRQVREEYRRWIKGFRTSSTKSQTSDLSMSAVPNTSTKTV